From Sinorhizobium sp. B11:
CCTGCCAGGGAGCCGACCTCACGGGTCAGTGGCTCTATGACGAATGCACGAAGCGAAAATGAGCGTGCGCGCCTGAAAAACGGGAGCATTGAAATGTCTCACTGGAATGGATTTGTGAAGGCTGCAGCGATAGGCGGCATCGCCGTCCTGCTGCTGGCGAACGAGGCCACGGCGGAAGACTTCGTCAACACCGGCTATTTCGGCGATGTAGCGATCAAGGGCTATGACCCTGTCGCCTATTTCACTGATGACAAGGCCGTGGAAGGATCGCCGCAATATTCCCACCACTGGCTTGGCGCCACCTGGTATTTCGCCAGTGCCGAGCATCGTGACATGTTCGTCAAGGATCCCGGCAAATATGCCCCGCAATATGGCGGCTACTGCGCTGACGGCGTGTCCTTTGGAACGGTGACCACCAATATTGATCCGAATGCCTGGCGCATTATCGAAGGCAAGCTCTACATCAGCTATGATCCGGGTGCTGCCGAAGGGTTGGTGAAGAACCCTACCAAGGTGGTCGACTCCAAAAAGCACTGGTCGGAGGTGCAGAACATCCTGATCTCGGAAAAGACACAGAAAGACTGGCAGCACCCCTCTGCCCAGTAGCTGTCCGATCGGCGGTCAGCCCCCGATCGAGAAGAATTTCAGCGCCTGCGGCGTGACATGCACGTATGTCGCGCCGGGTTCGTCGGCGGCGCGGTTGCGATAGACGTTGCCGCAGACCATCCTGTCGAGGAAATAGCCCGGGAATTTCTCGCAGAGCCAGTCTCCCCTGATCTCGACGGTGCCGGTAATATTCGTGTTGGCGCTGCGATAGGCGGTATTGCCCGCTTTGTCGAAGAACTGAACGAACTGTGTGCCGTTGCGGTGTTTGCCGGTCCAGCTTTTGTCGCTGATGAGATCGCGCAACTGCTCGCCGGTGACCTGATCGGTCTTCTCGCCCTGAAATCCGAAGGGCCATTCGGGAATGCCCGCCTTCTGCAGCCTGCTCAAATGCAGGTTCAGATCGTCCTTGCGCCAGTAATCGTAGAGATAGCTGTAATAGGTCAGATTGCTTTCGGGAAAGAGCGCCAGCAGCTTCGTCTTCTCCTGCAGGCTGCGTTTCCTGTCGCCATCCTCGATATAGGCCGCGGTCAGGAATTCGCGCGCAGCCTCCGCATTGGGAAGCGCGTCGCGGGCCGCCTCCATCAGCGAAATCGACCGGTCGTCATCGCCGATGATGTAGAAGACGATACCCGCAAGCAATTGGAAGCCGGGCGATGGCGAAGGATCGAAGCGCAGCGCCTTTTCAATTTCCGTGGTTGCCTCGTCATGATTGCCGATATGAGCGAGCACGAGGGCCAGATTGCCATTGGCTTCAGCGTTGCTCGGCTGCGCCTGCACGGCACGGTTCGCCGATATCAGCGCCTCCGTCTGGCGACCATCGACCAATTGCAGGAGGGCAAGGACCGTATGCGCCCGCGCATTGTTCGGATCGATCTTCAATGCCTGCCCTGCCGCGTCATAGGCGATCTTGCGGGCGACTGCCGCCGACCAGAGGATATTATAGTCGTTGCGCCAGACATCGACGGCGATCCGCGCGATCCCCGCATGCGCATCGGCAAAATTCGGATCGAGGTCGATCGCCTTCTGGTAATAGGACAGCGCCTCGCGGTAGGTCGCGACGTCTCCATAGGTGAGGCCCGCCTGCTCGGCGCGCATATAATAGTCGTAGGCCTCGAGATTCTCCGTCGGGATCTGCGCCAATTGCGTGCGCTCGCCCTCGCTGAGCCGAATGGCAAGTGCTGCGATGATCTTGCTGATGACATCATCCTGGACCGCGAAAAGGTCGGCATATTCGCGATCGTAGCGCTCGGCCCAGAGGGAGAGCCCGGTCAGGGCGTCGATCAGTTTGACATTGATGCGCAATCGCGAGCCTGCGCGCTGCAGCGTGCCTTCGAGAACGTAGTGAACACCGAGCTCGGCTGCCACATCCTGTATCTTGCCGCCATCGTCACCCACCGCGAAGACGGAGTGGCGCGCGATAACGAAGAGGCCGGAGACTTTGGAGAGCTCGGTAATCAGGTCGTCGGTAAGGCCCTCGGCAAGATGATCGTGCTCGACGTCGCCGCTGACATTGATGAACGGCAACACGGCGACGGACGGCTTGTCCGGCAGCGGATAGGCAAACCGCCCGGCAACCGAAGGGCTTTCCAGCAACGCCCATGGCTGCCACCATAGCGCAGCTCCGGCAAAAATGAGCAGGAAGGCGCCAGCAGCCATTGCCACGATGCTCCGGCGGCCCGGATATCGGCGCGCATTGGCAGCTCTCTTTGCTGCCAATGGGCTGAGTACCACACGGTAGACTCGCACGGGCTCGGCAAGGCTTTTGACCTTCTGCTCGCCAAGCGAGATGAAACCGACATCGAGCTTCGATCTCACCTGGTCGTAGGCTGGGCCCGTGATCGCTATTCCGCCAGGTTCGGCGAGCGACTGCATGCGGTCGGCGAGGTTGACGCCATCACCGTGGATATCGTCTCCCTCGACGATGATATCACCGAGATTGATGCCGATGCGGAAATCGAGACGACGGTCGTCCGGCATCTCCGCATTGTGCCTTGCCTTCAGCCTCTGCACATCCACTGCGCAGCGCATGGCATCAACGACGCTGTGAAACTCGACCAGCAGCCCGTCGCCCATGGTCTTGACCAATCGTCCGCTATGCTCGGCTATCGAAGGTTCGACGATCTCCCTCAGGTCTGCCTGGAAACGCAGACGCGTCCCCTCCTCGTCGACCTGGCTCAAACGGCCGTAGCCCACGACATCGGCAATCAGGACAGCGGCAAGGCGGCGCTCCATGTCAGTCTCTTCCCCCGAAAGGACGACAGCGGGAAGCATCTTACAGCACCGCCATAGCCGATACCATCGACGGCGAGAGGAAGGTCGCCGGCCCGTGACGGGACGGCAGACGGAGCCATTGTCATATAACTGTCATATTATGCATAGGTGGCATGCCAAAATGCCCATTGTTGGAGCATCGCGCACAAATTATATGCTCGCCGGCTAACAAAAATAAAAAAAGTGAGCTTGATATGCCCTCGATTTTCAAACGCCGCAGAAGCGGCCTCATGCGACGGATCGTCAATGGTCTTGGTTCTGCCCAGCAGCGCTATCGTGATGCGCGCGAGGCAAGGAAGACCGCGATCCATCCTTCGTTTCTTGACGATTTCGGTATCTGACCAGACGGGCGCGCTCAGCTTGAGAGCGCTCGAATCCCTTCCAGGCGGGCTTCCATCGCCCTCTCAGGCAGCCTTCTGATCCCGGGATATCATCCCGGTATCCTGCCCGATCTCCCCCTTCTTCAGCATGATCCCGCAGGCAAACGCGACGGCGGAGAATACGAAGAAGAACGATTCGCCGATAGCCAGCCGGTTGTTGGAGTTGGACAGGATCGTTCCGAGGAAGAATAGCGTCACCATGCTATAGGCCAGCAGCGCGCTGAGGCTGATCAGCCCGGCCCTCCAGGCAGCGAAAACCCGCCTATACATGGCTGTTGCCAATATGGCGAAAACGATGATGCCGAACAGCCCGTGGCGAACAAGCATCTCGAAGTAGCCGTTATGGAGCAGAGTATAGGGCACGCTGGCATAGGTGGTCGAATTCCAGAGGGTGAGCCAATGGTTGCCGGCACCAAAGAGAGGCGCCTGGGCAATCACTTCCGAAGCATTCGCCCAGAGCTGCAGCCGTTCACTCATCGATTCCGGCGTAGCTCTTGACGCGATCGCAGCAGCGACGGCATCCCCAACGCCATGTGCGGAGATTTCGGTCTCGATCCGAACGGTGGCCTCATAAGTGGGGCCGGCAAACCTCCAGATATCATCGCCGCCGACAAAAAGCGCTGC
This genomic window contains:
- a CDS encoding tetratricopeptide repeat protein, translated to MERRLAAVLIADVVGYGRLSQVDEEGTRLRFQADLREIVEPSIAEHSGRLVKTMGDGLLVEFHSVVDAMRCAVDVQRLKARHNAEMPDDRRLDFRIGINLGDIIVEGDDIHGDGVNLADRMQSLAEPGGIAITGPAYDQVRSKLDVGFISLGEQKVKSLAEPVRVYRVVLSPLAAKRAANARRYPGRRSIVAMAAGAFLLIFAGAALWWQPWALLESPSVAGRFAYPLPDKPSVAVLPFINVSGDVEHDHLAEGLTDDLITELSKVSGLFVIARHSVFAVGDDGGKIQDVAAELGVHYVLEGTLQRAGSRLRINVKLIDALTGLSLWAERYDREYADLFAVQDDVISKIIAALAIRLSEGERTQLAQIPTENLEAYDYYMRAEQAGLTYGDVATYREALSYYQKAIDLDPNFADAHAGIARIAVDVWRNDYNILWSAAVARKIAYDAAGQALKIDPNNARAHTVLALLQLVDGRQTEALISANRAVQAQPSNAEANGNLALVLAHIGNHDEATTEIEKALRFDPSPSPGFQLLAGIVFYIIGDDDRSISLMEAARDALPNAEAAREFLTAAYIEDGDRKRSLQEKTKLLALFPESNLTYYSYLYDYWRKDDLNLHLSRLQKAGIPEWPFGFQGEKTDQVTGEQLRDLISDKSWTGKHRNGTQFVQFFDKAGNTAYRSANTNITGTVEIRGDWLCEKFPGYFLDRMVCGNVYRNRAADEPGATYVHVTPQALKFFSIGG